In one Mucilaginibacter ginsenosidivorax genomic region, the following are encoded:
- a CDS encoding ligand-binding sensor domain-containing protein translates to MRKSLLIIFLLFCTRLLNAHAVDIKSVGVPYVQNYTKAMYQSGNQNWSITRDEHGIMYFGNAQGLLAFDGKYWQQHHMPNGLIVRSVSADGKGKIYVGAYGEFGYWTDDNKGVLKYNSLINLVPAKYRPINEEIWKIYIDGGRIIFQSFGSIYIYSKGKINVIKTPNPYLFMFKAGNRFFIEQVSVGLFELKDNRLLFVPGSNILGPSGVLSMLPFQKNKFIIGTAQNGLFIYDGQTIKPWANQANDFLKTYQLNNGALIAGKYVAYGTILNGVVVIDTAGNLIQHINKASGLQNNTVLSLYTDSEQNLWAGLDNGIDRIEVNSPLYFYFDKTGKFGTVYSSIIFDNKIYLGTNQGLFYSDWVPENNNKLFQSFDFKLIPGSQGQVWELTMQDGRLLCGHNDGTYQVNGSTITKISTITGGWTTKKFGTDKLIQGNYTGLAIFRKDALNNWIFDHKVEGFGEPSRYVEQDSKGQIWVSHAYKGIYKLTLSADLKKVTSKVYYDSRYGLPGSYNVNVFDLDNRVVFTSDSGFYVYDDITDRFFKYTQLNKKLGTFATSSKIIKAIGKKYWFINQGRVALADFSVPGKLSIDTNRFSILNGQMVQHYETINRINASTYLISIDDGFVILNDEDALLPNKISIPQVLIRQVENITDKVYVISEDGSGLNDIEIPYTQNNIRISYSLPYYKQAKIKFQYYLEGYSRQWSDWTQQSQKEFTNLDQGTYHFKVRAKINDQNVSSITSLTFIILPPWYAGKPAMLFYALLLVLFYYLVRYYYRLKLKRHQLHIHQKLQREKEEFLKQEAIANEQHIISIKNEQLQADLAGKSRELANSAMNLVYKNELLQKISEEILHLKDSSGKKLADDQLRRIQKVIDEGMNDERDWNIFEKSFNEAHENFFKKLKSDHPDLVPNDLKLCAYLRMNMSSKEMASLLNISLRGVEIRRYRLRKKLNLEHDKNLVEFLIEL, encoded by the coding sequence ATGCGTAAATCGTTACTGATTATTTTCCTGTTGTTTTGTACTCGTCTCCTAAATGCACACGCGGTGGATATCAAAAGCGTAGGCGTGCCTTATGTACAAAATTACACCAAGGCCATGTACCAATCGGGCAATCAAAACTGGAGCATTACGCGCGATGAGCATGGCATTATGTATTTTGGCAATGCCCAGGGTTTACTTGCCTTTGATGGCAAATACTGGCAACAGCATCACATGCCCAACGGCTTAATTGTTCGCTCGGTATCGGCCGATGGCAAAGGCAAAATTTATGTTGGGGCCTATGGCGAATTTGGTTATTGGACCGATGATAACAAGGGAGTTTTAAAATACAACTCGCTGATAAACCTGGTTCCCGCAAAGTATAGGCCGATTAATGAAGAGATCTGGAAGATATATATTGATGGCGGGCGCATCATTTTCCAATCGTTCGGGTCGATATACATTTATTCCAAAGGAAAAATCAACGTCATAAAAACGCCAAACCCGTACCTGTTTATGTTTAAAGCAGGGAATCGCTTTTTTATCGAACAGGTTTCGGTTGGGCTATTTGAGCTTAAGGATAACCGGCTGCTTTTTGTTCCCGGCAGCAATATATTGGGGCCAAGTGGCGTGTTATCGATGTTGCCATTCCAAAAAAACAAATTCATTATTGGTACAGCCCAAAATGGTTTGTTTATTTACGACGGGCAAACCATAAAACCCTGGGCAAACCAGGCAAACGATTTTTTAAAAACATACCAGCTTAATAACGGTGCGTTAATAGCCGGTAAATATGTAGCCTATGGTACCATATTAAATGGCGTAGTGGTTATTGATACTGCAGGCAACCTTATTCAGCATATTAACAAGGCAAGCGGCTTGCAAAACAACACTGTTTTAAGCCTGTATACAGATAGCGAACAAAACCTTTGGGCGGGCCTTGACAATGGCATCGACCGTATCGAAGTCAACTCTCCACTATATTTTTACTTTGATAAAACCGGCAAGTTTGGCACGGTTTACTCCAGTATAATTTTTGATAATAAAATTTACCTGGGTACAAACCAGGGGCTTTTTTACAGCGATTGGGTTCCCGAAAACAACAACAAGCTTTTCCAGTCGTTTGATTTTAAACTTATCCCCGGCTCGCAAGGCCAGGTTTGGGAGCTTACCATGCAGGATGGGCGCTTGCTTTGCGGCCATAACGATGGCACCTACCAGGTAAACGGTAGCACCATAACCAAAATATCCACTATTACCGGTGGCTGGACAACCAAAAAATTTGGTACTGATAAACTCATTCAAGGAAATTATACCGGCCTGGCAATCTTCAGGAAAGATGCGCTGAATAACTGGATATTTGACCATAAAGTTGAGGGATTTGGCGAGCCATCGCGGTATGTTGAACAGGACAGTAAAGGACAAATTTGGGTAAGCCACGCTTACAAAGGCATTTACAAGCTAACCTTAAGCGCCGACCTGAAAAAGGTAACTTCCAAAGTATATTACGATAGCCGGTATGGCCTGCCCGGCAGTTACAATGTAAATGTATTCGACCTTGATAACCGGGTTGTGTTTACTTCCGATTCGGGCTTTTATGTTTACGATGATATTACCGACCGATTTTTTAAATACACACAGCTTAATAAAAAGCTGGGCACATTTGCCACCTCCAGCAAAATCATTAAAGCCATAGGCAAAAAATATTGGTTTATAAACCAGGGCCGTGTAGCCCTGGCCGACTTTTCGGTGCCGGGCAAGCTGAGTATTGATACCAACAGGTTCAGCATTCTTAACGGGCAAATGGTGCAGCATTATGAAACTATTAACCGTATCAATGCATCAACCTACCTTATTAGTATTGATGATGGCTTCGTGATCCTCAACGATGAGGATGCTTTGCTCCCCAACAAAATCAGCATTCCGCAAGTACTCATACGCCAGGTTGAAAACATTACCGACAAAGTTTACGTGATAAGTGAAGACGGCAGTGGCCTTAACGATATCGAAATACCTTATACGCAAAACAACATTCGCATCTCCTACTCGCTACCGTATTATAAGCAGGCTAAAATTAAATTCCAGTATTACCTGGAAGGTTACTCGCGCCAGTGGAGCGATTGGACACAACAGAGCCAGAAAGAGTTTACCAACCTTGACCAGGGAACCTACCATTTTAAGGTACGCGCTAAAATAAACGATCAGAATGTATCGTCAATCACCTCATTAACATTCATTATTCTGCCGCCATGGTATGCCGGCAAACCGGCTATGCTGTTTTATGCCTTGTTGCTGGTACTGTTTTATTACCTGGTGAGGTACTATTACCGTCTGAAACTAAAACGCCATCAGTTGCATATTCACCAAAAGCTTCAACGTGAAAAGGAGGAGTTTTTAAAACAGGAGGCCATTGCAAACGAGCAACACATTATCAGCATTAAAAATGAGCAGTTACAGGCAGACCTGGCCGGCAAAAGCCGCGAGCTGGCCAATTCGGCCATGAACCTGGTTTACAAAAATGAATTGCTGCAAAAAATAAGCGAAGAAATACTGCACCTTAAAGATAGTTCAGGCAAAAAACTGGCCGACGACCAGCTGCGGCGCATCCAAAAAGTTATTGACGAAGGTATGAATGATGAGCGCGACTGGAACATATTTGAAAAAAGTTTCAATGAAGCGCATGAAAACTTTTTCAAAAAACTAAAATCAGACCACCCCGACCTGGTGCCAAATGACCTTAAACTTTGCGCCTACCTGCGCATGAATATGAGCAGTAAAGAGATGGCTTCCCTTTTAAACATCTCCCTGCGCGGCGTGGAAATAAGGCGCTACCGCCTGCGTAAAAAGCTCAACCTGGAGCACGATAAAAACCTGGTGGAGTTTCTCATCGAGCTATAA
- the trhO gene encoding oxygen-dependent tRNA uridine(34) hydroxylase TrhO has product MAIYNTLLYYCYSTIADAEQFAADHLKFCKSLGLTGRIIVAEEGLNGTVSGTAEACKTYMDTVHADERFAGIDFKVDEVTEPSFVKMHCRYKAEIVYSGLRDPNVINPQQQTGKHLEPKEFMAMKDRDDVVVLDVRSNYEHSLGKFKNAVTLDIENFRDFPAMINELAKYKDKKILTYCTGGIKCEKASALLLHEGFPEVYQLHGGIIKYGKEAGGQDFEGKCYVFDNRLSVDVNSVNPVVISTCRNCGTTTPKMINCANPECNEHFTQCDECGTKLEGCCSDACQSHPRKRVYDGTGYYVKVPQPVNTNKRNNLQLADR; this is encoded by the coding sequence ATGGCAATATATAATACACTACTGTACTATTGTTATTCAACAATAGCCGATGCGGAGCAATTTGCTGCCGATCATTTAAAATTTTGTAAAAGCTTAGGGTTAACCGGCCGTATTATTGTGGCCGAAGAAGGGCTTAATGGTACCGTATCGGGCACCGCTGAAGCTTGTAAAACCTATATGGATACTGTACATGCCGATGAGCGCTTTGCCGGTATCGATTTTAAGGTTGACGAAGTTACCGAGCCCTCATTTGTAAAAATGCACTGCCGTTACAAGGCCGAGATAGTTTACTCGGGCCTGCGCGACCCCAATGTTATCAACCCGCAACAACAAACAGGTAAGCACCTGGAGCCAAAAGAATTTATGGCAATGAAAGACCGCGATGACGTGGTTGTTTTGGATGTACGGTCAAACTACGAACATTCGTTAGGCAAATTCAAAAACGCGGTAACGCTTGACATCGAAAACTTCAGGGATTTCCCGGCCATGATTAATGAACTGGCCAAATACAAAGATAAAAAGATCCTGACCTATTGCACCGGTGGCATTAAATGCGAAAAAGCATCGGCACTGTTGCTGCACGAAGGCTTCCCCGAAGTTTACCAGCTACATGGCGGTATCATTAAATATGGTAAAGAAGCCGGCGGCCAGGATTTTGAAGGCAAATGCTATGTATTTGATAACCGCCTTTCTGTTGATGTAAACAGCGTGAACCCGGTAGTGATATCAACCTGCCGCAATTGTGGTACCACCACCCCTAAAATGATAAACTGTGCCAACCCCGAGTGCAACGAACATTTTACCCAATGCGATGAATGTGGCACCAAACTGGAAGGTTGCTGCAGCGATGCTTGCCAAAGCCATCCACGCAAAAGGGTTTATGACGGCACAGGCTATTATGTAAAAGTACCCCAGCCGGTAAATACCAATAAAAGAAATAACCTGCAACTGGCAGACCGATAA
- a CDS encoding DUF5686 family protein, translating into MRKHLLLIFTMLCAVTSSAQQYLLSGKITNKKNEVIPFTSVYIRNSTYGTTANENGLYQFKLAPGDYNLTYRFVGYDEKVVKVTIADNDQTMNVQLDDEIFGTERVAAMYRKNHDAADTIMKQVIKKRKYYLDEATSYSCAVYIKGVQKLLSAPKALLSKEVVRALDLDSMGRGILYQQESLSDYNFQSPDKIREVTIANRISGINTAFSYNKASDLQVNFYKNVFSINGLSTRGFVSPLASNALTFYRYKLLGVSNENGRIIDKIQVIPRRAHGQYFQGDIYIVDGEWRLYSADLYLEKGLNSLNLIDTLKITQQYVAITDSVWMPAAVQYNFKGKVLGFTFGGYYEAIYNNYKINPTFPEHFFTGEVLKVDTVSNAKNADYWTSVRPVPLTPKETRDYQKKDSVAAYKQTKAYLDTLQHSKNHINYPGYLIFGYYASSRDNKDSLWVSPFIQTFYYNTVEGFGINAKVRYSKKIDDFHAFSITPSLRYGFSNKIFSANIYSDYKNDPFHNAKFFTGFGSDVLDLNNVGTRSLYFNTLSTLLSENNYVKYYRTHYGLFGYQREVTNGVLLSGSLSYASRSQLYNTSYSHIKDVKNRDFTSNNPLAPPGTPADDHSFLFPDNQALTFTTSATFTFDQEYVTRPTGKFNLPSKYPTLTLNYRKGINSLLGSDVNYDFTSVDISQNKIRIGLTGFSSFKLTAGGFFNDKNLYYMDYNHFLGNQGTTFDPTYVGSFHFLPFYTYSTNGAFLEAHFQHNFAGSIFNKIPLLRKAKLEEIIGANYLTTKANRDYTEFYVGVQRLIFRVDYGVSYMGNQKYIQGFRIFYGIR; encoded by the coding sequence ATGAGAAAACACTTACTATTGATTTTTACCATGTTATGTGCCGTTACGTCATCGGCGCAGCAATATTTGTTATCGGGCAAAATAACCAACAAAAAAAACGAAGTTATTCCGTTTACTTCCGTATATATCCGCAATTCTACTTACGGTACTACAGCCAATGAAAACGGATTGTACCAGTTTAAGCTTGCACCGGGCGATTACAATTTAACTTATCGTTTTGTAGGGTACGACGAAAAGGTTGTAAAAGTTACCATAGCCGATAACGACCAAACCATGAACGTTCAGCTTGATGACGAAATATTTGGTACAGAAAGGGTTGCAGCCATGTATCGTAAAAATCATGATGCTGCCGATACCATCATGAAACAGGTGATCAAAAAAAGAAAATATTATTTGGATGAAGCTACCTCATATTCCTGCGCAGTTTATATAAAAGGCGTACAAAAACTGTTAAGCGCACCCAAAGCTCTATTATCAAAAGAAGTGGTTCGCGCGCTTGACCTTGACTCGATGGGGCGGGGCATCCTTTACCAACAGGAGTCACTATCAGATTATAACTTTCAATCGCCCGATAAAATCAGGGAAGTTACCATTGCCAACCGCATATCGGGTATCAACACCGCTTTTAGCTACAACAAGGCATCCGATCTGCAGGTGAATTTTTACAAAAATGTGTTCAGCATCAATGGCTTAAGCACCCGCGGTTTTGTATCGCCACTGGCATCCAATGCCCTCACCTTTTACAGGTATAAGCTCCTCGGTGTATCCAATGAAAATGGCCGGATAATAGATAAGATACAGGTTATACCACGCCGTGCCCATGGCCAGTATTTCCAGGGAGATATTTATATAGTTGATGGCGAATGGCGGTTGTACAGCGCCGATTTATACCTGGAAAAAGGATTGAATAGCCTCAACCTGATAGATACCTTAAAAATTACCCAGCAGTACGTAGCCATAACGGATAGTGTTTGGATGCCGGCCGCGGTTCAATACAATTTTAAGGGCAAAGTGCTGGGTTTTACATTTGGCGGCTATTACGAAGCTATTTACAATAACTATAAAATTAATCCAACCTTTCCTGAGCACTTTTTTACCGGCGAAGTGCTTAAAGTTGATACCGTTTCAAATGCTAAAAATGCAGATTACTGGACATCAGTACGGCCTGTGCCGCTAACACCGAAAGAAACCCGCGATTACCAGAAAAAGGATAGTGTAGCCGCCTATAAACAAACCAAAGCCTACCTGGATACATTGCAGCACTCCAAAAACCATATTAACTACCCGGGTTATTTGATATTTGGCTATTATGCTTCCAGTCGCGACAATAAGGATTCATTGTGGGTATCGCCGTTTATACAAACATTTTACTACAACACTGTTGAAGGTTTTGGCATTAACGCTAAAGTAAGGTACAGCAAAAAGATTGATGATTTTCATGCATTCAGTATAACGCCGTCCTTACGCTACGGCTTTTCAAATAAGATATTCAGCGCCAATATTTATTCCGACTATAAAAATGATCCATTCCATAATGCCAAATTTTTTACGGGTTTTGGCAGCGACGTGCTGGATTTGAATAACGTAGGCACCCGATCATTATATTTTAATACCTTAAGTACCTTGCTCAGCGAGAACAACTATGTAAAATACTACCGTACCCACTATGGCCTATTTGGATATCAGCGCGAGGTAACCAATGGCGTATTACTATCGGGCAGCTTGTCATACGCCAGCCGAAGCCAATTGTATAATACTTCATATTCGCACATTAAAGATGTAAAAAACAGGGATTTTACATCAAACAACCCATTGGCCCCGCCGGGTACACCGGCAGATGACCATTCCTTTTTGTTTCCCGATAACCAGGCATTAACATTTACCACATCGGCCACCTTTACCTTCGATCAGGAATACGTAACCCGGCCCACCGGCAAATTTAATCTGCCTTCAAAATATCCAACCTTAACCTTAAATTATAGGAAAGGTATTAATAGCCTGTTAGGTTCTGATGTAAATTACGATTTTACATCTGTTGATATCTCGCAAAACAAAATAAGGATTGGTTTAACAGGTTTTTCATCGTTCAAATTAACAGCCGGCGGCTTCTTTAATGATAAAAACCTCTATTACATGGATTACAATCACTTTTTAGGTAACCAGGGTACCACATTCGATCCAACCTATGTAGGCAGTTTCCACTTTTTGCCTTTTTATACTTACAGTACCAATGGCGCTTTCCTTGAAGCTCATTTTCAACATAATTTTGCCGGTTCAATTTTTAACAAAATTCCGTTATTACGTAAGGCCAAGCTTGAAGAGATTATTGGCGCAAATTATCTTACCACCAAAGCAAACCGCGATTACACGGAGTTTTACGTTGGCGTACAGCGCCTCATTTTCAGGGTTGATTATGGCGTATCCTACATGGGCAACCAAAAATACATCCAGGGCTTCAGGATCTTTTATGGGATCAGGTAG
- a CDS encoding SusC/RagA family TonB-linked outer membrane protein, translating to MKRIFTISGLMLLFLFSIDAAFAQNVTVKGKVTDATTGESLIGVSVQVKGTTSGTQTDVNGTFTINATGTATLTFAYIGYAPQAVLVGSQTTINVALKAQANELAQVVVVGYGTQRKLDVTGSVATVKGAEISKQASTNALSGLQGKVAGVQVTNGGSPGASPSITIRGLGTVYGNVSPLYVVDGVWYSDISFLNPQDIESVSILKDASSTAIYGIRAANGVILIGTKRGVKGKPVVNYNGYAGWQSVTNQVKMANATEYATAINELYTSNNQSPLIFSNPSSYGKGTDWYGLVLRDAFVTSHQVSLSGGTDKYTYNYSFGYLDQDGIAKTNNYQRFNVKLSNDFKPTKALKFGYTANGLLGKSKDVNGSIFHQLFGAAPTLPVRYADGNYGDPNDYHTGDGNNYNPQVTLDFFNQKSKNIRFTYNGYGEVNFLKNFKFRTSFGGDIGQAEVRGYTPIYQATLAQKSLVSNLDVNHTETRNWIWENTLTYDVKIKDHKITALLGYSAQNNRDKQLDAHAQGVPYASSGNQHNSFPDTAKVTYYATPGSQVHTRALSQFARANYSFKDKYLLNASIRRDGASQFYGDHTFGYFPSVGAGWVITNEGFMKDQKLFSNLKLRGSWGKVGNSVVPINPSIQVVSSDPYLTAIFGNPQTAYPGASINSLVPPTIVWEKAVATDFGLEGGFLENRLTFEADYYNRETQDAIFAIPIAGSLGTNNSSLIGNQASIRNRGTEFLISWKDQATKDFSYSISANLGINNNKVLSVLSGANPIYDGGAGIANGALATRTVVGQPIGEFYGYKVTGIFQTPAEVAASKQTSAQPGDFIYQDTNKDGILDSRDRVVLGSPLPKYNYGINTSFTYKSFDLALDFQGVADVSVYNANIAYRFGNENFTKDFYDHRWHGAGTSNTYPSVNVGSTANAAPNSFFVESGAYFRMRNAQLGYTLPSVLSKKWGLSRIRLYANAQNALNFFGYKGFTPEVGGSVGSMGIDASVYPLYATYNFGVNVTF from the coding sequence ATGAAAAGAATTTTTACTATTTCAGGGTTGATGCTATTGTTTCTTTTTTCCATAGACGCCGCGTTTGCACAAAACGTTACAGTTAAAGGAAAAGTTACTGATGCTACCACCGGCGAAAGCCTGATAGGTGTATCGGTGCAGGTAAAGGGAACAACTTCAGGCACCCAGACAGATGTTAATGGTACATTTACCATTAACGCTACCGGTACAGCAACTTTAACATTTGCTTATATAGGTTACGCCCCCCAGGCTGTATTGGTAGGCAGCCAAACCACCATCAATGTAGCCTTAAAGGCCCAGGCTAACGAGTTGGCCCAGGTAGTTGTAGTAGGTTATGGTACGCAACGCAAACTTGATGTTACCGGGTCGGTAGCAACTGTTAAGGGCGCAGAGATATCTAAACAGGCCTCAACCAATGCGCTTAGCGGCTTACAAGGTAAAGTAGCCGGCGTACAGGTTACCAACGGCGGCTCGCCGGGCGCTTCGCCATCTATTACCATTCGTGGTTTAGGTACTGTTTATGGTAATGTTAGCCCGCTATACGTTGTTGATGGCGTTTGGTACAGCGATATCAGCTTTTTAAATCCGCAGGATATAGAAAGCGTAAGCATCCTTAAAGATGCATCAAGCACAGCCATCTACGGTATCCGGGCGGCAAACGGCGTTATTTTAATTGGCACTAAAAGAGGCGTAAAAGGCAAGCCGGTTGTTAACTACAATGGATATGCCGGCTGGCAATCTGTTACCAACCAGGTAAAAATGGCCAATGCAACCGAGTATGCTACTGCCATTAATGAACTTTATACTTCTAATAACCAGTCGCCATTAATATTCAGCAACCCCTCGAGCTACGGAAAAGGGACAGATTGGTACGGACTGGTATTGCGCGATGCCTTTGTAACAAGCCACCAGGTTTCCTTAAGCGGCGGTACAGATAAATATACCTACAACTATTCGTTTGGTTATCTTGATCAGGATGGTATTGCAAAAACTAACAACTACCAGCGCTTTAACGTAAAACTCTCAAACGATTTTAAGCCCACCAAAGCATTAAAATTTGGCTACACTGCCAATGGGCTTTTAGGCAAATCAAAAGACGTTAACGGCAGCATTTTCCACCAGTTATTTGGCGCAGCGCCTACCTTGCCTGTACGTTATGCCGATGGTAATTACGGCGATCCTAATGATTACCATACCGGAGATGGCAACAACTATAACCCACAGGTTACGCTTGATTTTTTCAATCAAAAATCAAAAAATATCCGCTTTACATACAATGGTTATGGCGAGGTTAATTTTCTGAAAAACTTCAAATTCCGTACAAGTTTTGGCGGCGATATTGGCCAGGCCGAGGTAAGGGGTTATACACCTATTTACCAGGCTACATTGGCGCAAAAAAGCCTGGTATCAAACCTGGACGTAAACCATACCGAAACCCGCAACTGGATTTGGGAAAACACGTTAACCTACGATGTTAAAATAAAAGATCATAAAATAACCGCTTTATTGGGTTATAGCGCGCAAAACAACCGCGATAAACAGCTGGATGCCCACGCGCAGGGTGTACCTTATGCCAGCAGCGGCAATCAACACAACTCGTTCCCCGATACTGCAAAGGTTACTTACTATGCAACTCCGGGATCACAGGTGCACACCAGGGCCTTATCGCAATTTGCAAGAGCTAATTACTCGTTTAAAGACAAATACCTGTTAAATGCTTCAATCCGTAGGGATGGTGCTTCGCAGTTTTATGGCGACCATACCTTCGGCTACTTCCCATCGGTAGGTGCAGGATGGGTAATTACCAACGAAGGCTTTATGAAAGATCAGAAGTTATTTAGCAACCTGAAACTTCGCGGAAGCTGGGGTAAAGTGGGTAACTCGGTGGTACCTATAAACCCATCTATACAGGTTGTTTCTTCAGACCCATACCTTACTGCCATTTTTGGCAATCCGCAAACAGCATATCCTGGCGCAAGCATTAACAGCCTTGTACCGCCAACTATTGTCTGGGAAAAAGCCGTGGCTACCGACTTTGGTTTAGAGGGTGGTTTTTTAGAGAACAGATTAACATTTGAAGCCGATTACTATAACCGCGAAACCCAGGACGCTATATTTGCTATACCTATTGCAGGTTCATTGGGTACCAATAACAGCAGTTTGATAGGTAACCAGGCCAGCATCCGCAACCGTGGTACCGAGTTTTTAATAAGCTGGAAAGATCAGGCTACAAAAGATTTCTCGTATAGCATCAGCGCAAACCTTGGTATCAATAACAACAAAGTACTAAGCGTATTAAGCGGTGCCAACCCCATTTATGATGGTGGCGCAGGCATTGCCAACGGCGCCTTGGCAACCCGTACGGTAGTAGGCCAGCCCATTGGCGAGTTTTACGGGTACAAAGTGACCGGAATTTTCCAGACACCGGCCGAAGTAGCTGCATCAAAACAAACCAGTGCCCAACCAGGTGACTTTATTTACCAGGATACCAATAAAGACGGCATACTTGACAGCCGCGACCGCGTAGTATTAGGAAGCCCACTGCCTAAATACAACTATGGCATTAACACCTCATTTACCTACAAAAGTTTCGACCTGGCTTTAGATTTCCAGGGCGTGGCAGATGTAAGTGTGTACAATGCCAACATTGCATACCGTTTTGGTAACGAAAACTTCACCAAAGATTTTTATGACCATCGCTGGCATGGGGCAGGTACCTCAAATACCTATCCATCGGTAAACGTAGGTTCAACCGCCAACGCGGCACCAAACTCATTTTTTGTAGAAAGCGGCGCATATTTCAGGATGAGGAACGCACAGTTAGGCTATACTTTGCCATCTGTATTGTCAAAAAAATGGGGGCTGTCCAGAATACGGCTGTATGCCAACGCGCAAAACGCGCTCAACTTTTTTGGCTATAAAGGCTTCACGCCCGAAGTTGGCGGCAGCGTAGGCAGCATGGGTATCGACGCCAGCGTATATCCTTTATATGCAACTTATAATTTTGGTGTTAACGTTACTTTTTAA
- a CDS encoding RagB/SusD family nutrient uptake outer membrane protein has product MKNSKKTLLQKAFILGFIALAIAFQSCKKSFLNVDPAQNTAATQFFKTQDDATKAVSAMYANMHEYNNIAFPSIAIESMGSDDAEKGSSATDATYMNTYHNFTVTAGEGQLQGFYKGQYQTINLANQILTNVPGITMDDALKTRYLAEAKFIRAYCYFRLVRAYGDIPLRLTLPKNATEYNLPRTPKAQVWAAIETDLTDAATALPQTYGSADVGRITKGAALSLHAKVALYLKKWTDVLTYTTQVMGMGYSLYPDYEQMFRTTHKNNQESIFEIQCNLIPNNPDASNSQYSQVQGVRGSTGGGWGFNVPTADLAAAYETGDPRRDATIIFRGETTPEGDVIPADGDNPRYNQKSYVPFSLYVSGFNEGCQQDKIVIRYADVLLMNAEANNELGNSAAALGPLEQVRARARGNNATILPKVTTTDQAALRTAIYNERRVEFAMEFDRYFDVIRQGRGAAVFGSRGWKAGKNEVWPIPQNEIDISGGALTQNPGY; this is encoded by the coding sequence ATGAAGAACAGTAAAAAAACTTTATTGCAAAAAGCCTTTATATTAGGTTTTATTGCACTTGCTATAGCATTTCAAAGCTGTAAAAAAAGCTTCCTGAATGTCGATCCTGCCCAAAATACCGCGGCAACACAATTTTTTAAAACACAGGATGATGCTACAAAGGCGGTAAGTGCCATGTATGCCAACATGCATGAATACAATAACATCGCCTTCCCATCTATTGCTATCGAGAGCATGGGCTCTGATGATGCTGAGAAAGGCAGCAGCGCTACCGATGCTACCTATATGAACACCTATCATAACTTTACCGTTACTGCCGGCGAAGGCCAGCTGCAGGGGTTTTATAAAGGGCAATATCAAACCATCAATCTTGCCAACCAGATACTGACCAATGTACCGGGTATCACCATGGACGATGCCTTAAAGACAAGATACCTTGCCGAAGCAAAATTCATCAGGGCATATTGCTATTTCAGGCTGGTAAGGGCATACGGCGACATACCATTGCGTTTAACCTTACCAAAAAACGCTACTGAGTATAACCTGCCGCGCACGCCAAAAGCACAGGTTTGGGCAGCTATTGAAACTGATTTAACAGATGCGGCTACGGCTTTACCGCAAACTTACGGCTCGGCAGATGTTGGCCGTATTACTAAAGGCGCGGCATTATCTTTACATGCCAAAGTAGCCTTGTACCTTAAAAAATGGACCGATGTGCTTACCTATACCACGCAGGTAATGGGTATGGGCTATTCTTTATACCCTGACTACGAGCAAATGTTCAGGACGACGCACAAAAACAACCAGGAGTCTATCTTCGAGATCCAGTGTAACCTTATCCCTAACAATCCCGACGCATCAAACTCGCAATATTCGCAGGTACAGGGTGTACGTGGTTCAACCGGTGGTGGTTGGGGCTTTAATGTACCAACTGCCGACCTGGCTGCCGCTTACGAAACAGGCGACCCGCGACGCGATGCAACTATCATTTTCAGGGGCGAAACAACGCCAGAAGGTGATGTGATACCTGCCGATGGCGATAACCCAAGGTACAATCAAAAATCATATGTGCCTTTTAGCCTGTATGTATCTGGTTTTAACGAGGGCTGCCAGCAAGATAAAATTGTTATACGCTATGCTGATGTATTGCTGATGAACGCCGAAGCTAATAATGAACTTGGGAATTCGGCGGCCGCTTTAGGCCCACTTGAGCAGGTACGTGCCAGGGCAAGGGGTAACAATGCAACTATACTGCCTAAGGTGACTACTACAGATCAGGCTGCTTTGCGCACCGCAATTTACAACGAACGCAGGGTTGAATTTGCTATGGAGTTTGATCGTTATTTTGATGTTATACGCCAGGGGCGTGGTGCTGCCGTATTTGGTTCGCGTGGGTGGAAGGCCGGCAAAAACGAGGTGTGGCCAATACCGCAAAACGAGATCGATATAAGCGGTGGTGCTTTAACACAAAATCCAGGTTATTAA